In Bacteroidota bacterium, a genomic segment contains:
- a CDS encoding HD domain-containing protein translates to MDKTLQNLVEKLILKDEFFDINNNIHNKAHTYRVMCHIITLSERVGQIREGSLAMCAAFLHDMARTDSGFCKLHNKWAAEVKLPQYEEFFFECGVSRKDREEIRVAINFHSIDQELDRFHPFAKTTAILKDADALDRFRYGDDDFDAKFLRYKTSLQLIDFGRHLYIETKNNKDLTLLECLRIRDEFFAQQKEIEALTKPVEEEGIFRRVFTRMFA, encoded by the coding sequence ATGGATAAAACACTACAGAACCTAGTTGAAAAACTTATATTAAAAGATGAGTTTTTTGATATCAACAACAATATACATAACAAGGCCCACACCTACCGTGTGATGTGTCATATCATAACATTGAGCGAACGTGTAGGACAAATCCGCGAAGGCAGTTTGGCTATGTGTGCTGCATTTTTACACGATATGGCCCGCACCGACAGTGGTTTTTGCAAACTACATAATAAATGGGCAGCCGAGGTAAAACTTCCACAGTATGAAGAATTCTTTTTCGAATGTGGGGTAAGCCGTAAAGACCGTGAAGAGATAAGAGTTGCAATTAATTTCCATAGCATCGATCAAGAATTGGATAGATTCCATCCTTTTGCAAAAACAACTGCTATATTAAAAGATGCCGATGCATTGGATCGTTTCCGTTATGGGGATGATGATTTTGATGCGAAGTTTTTGCGTTATAAAACGTCATTACAATTGATAGATTTCGGTAGACATTTATATATCGAAACCAAAAACAATAAAGACTTAACTTTGCTAGAATGCTTACGTATTCGTGATGAATTTTTCGCTCAACAAAAAGAAATTGAAGCTTTAACAAAGCCAGTTGAAGAAGAAGGGATTTTCAGAAGGGTGTTTACAAGGATGTTTGCGTAG